A window from Herbaspirillum sp. meg3 encodes these proteins:
- a CDS encoding alpha/beta fold hydrolase produces MFAGFTRHVADVNGTTINYVRGGSGPALLLLHGHPQTHVIWHKVAQQLAERYTVIAADLRGYGDSGKPVGLPDHSNYAKRVMGQDQIDLMASLGFSQFLLMGHDRGGRVAYRMALDHPDAIRKLAVLDIAPTLAMYEQTSREFATAYYHWFFLIRPAPFPETLLSAHPEDYLKHTIGGRSAGLKPFTPEAYAQYLRCLSDPATIHGICEDYRASAGIDLEHERHDLDTGNKIRCEMLALWGKQGVIEKCFEPLKEWARFSDKLDGGALDCGHYIPEEAPEALLEKVLPFFDR; encoded by the coding sequence ATGTTCGCAGGATTCACGCGTCACGTCGCCGACGTCAACGGCACAACGATCAACTATGTTCGCGGTGGTTCCGGCCCTGCCTTGCTGCTGTTGCATGGTCATCCGCAGACCCACGTCATCTGGCACAAGGTGGCGCAGCAACTGGCTGAACGCTACACCGTGATCGCCGCCGATTTGCGTGGCTACGGCGACAGCGGAAAGCCTGTCGGATTGCCCGACCACAGCAACTATGCCAAACGCGTCATGGGGCAGGATCAGATCGACCTGATGGCTTCGCTCGGTTTTTCGCAATTCCTATTGATGGGACATGACCGCGGCGGCCGTGTCGCCTACCGCATGGCGCTCGATCATCCCGACGCGATTCGCAAACTGGCGGTGCTCGATATTGCACCGACGCTGGCGATGTACGAACAGACCAGCAGGGAGTTCGCCACCGCCTATTACCATTGGTTCTTCCTGATCCGTCCGGCACCGTTTCCCGAGACGCTGCTCAGCGCGCATCCCGAAGACTATCTGAAGCACACCATCGGCGGTCGCAGCGCCGGCCTGAAACCCTTCACGCCGGAAGCGTATGCGCAATACCTGCGTTGCCTGAGCGACCCGGCGACCATCCACGGCATCTGCGAAGACTACCGCGCCAGCGCCGGCATCGATCTGGAGCATGAGCGCCATGATCTCGATACCGGCAACAAGATCCGTTGCGAGATGCTGGCCTTGTGGGGCAAACAGGGCGTGATTGAAAAATGTTTCGAGCCGCTCAAGGAATGGGCGCGATTCTCCGACAAGCTCGACGGCGGGGCGCTCGATTGCGGCCACTATATTCCCGAGGAAGCACCGGAGGCGTTGCTGGAGAAGGTACTGCCTTTCTTCGACAGGTAG
- a CDS encoding branched-chain amino acid ABC transporter substrate-binding protein, with product MEKTGKCSAVLLAVAALLVSPAAMAEKIVSIGFAGPLSGLSSASGTSMLNAAKMAVDDVNSADLRLNGEKLTFKLVAQDDKSNPRIAEIAAKYFVKSGVVGVVGIFNSAVAVSSSEIYQKAGIPHFAVSGTRRFTQQGHDTAFRFAAYDEQRAHVLAAYAAQELHKTRIAIVHDDSVFGRDYKEKFESAFTKMGGKIVSVNAVSATTYDFNDILKSIRTGKADAIFFGGLGSQSAMFAQNMYRLGSDITLITAASVVGPMFLQTAGPGAEGTVSIMPGSHQRKSKQMESFEKNYQQRYNTSIGPYSTVAYDQVQVLAAAVVRAGTANPRKVAGALHAIRYSGLSGNISFDANGDLRELTFSTFQVKSSAWTMFKQYHVGVGN from the coding sequence ATGGAGAAGACAGGCAAGTGCAGCGCCGTGCTGCTGGCCGTGGCAGCGCTGCTGGTATCGCCGGCGGCAATGGCCGAGAAGATAGTCTCCATCGGATTTGCCGGGCCGCTCAGCGGTCTGAGCAGCGCCAGCGGGACCAGCATGCTCAATGCCGCCAAGATGGCGGTCGACGACGTCAACAGCGCGGATCTGCGCCTCAACGGAGAAAAGCTCACTTTCAAGTTGGTGGCGCAGGATGACAAATCCAATCCGCGCATCGCCGAAATCGCCGCCAAGTATTTCGTCAAGAGCGGTGTGGTTGGTGTGGTGGGAATCTTCAACAGTGCGGTAGCGGTCAGCTCATCGGAGATTTATCAAAAAGCCGGTATTCCGCATTTTGCTGTGTCCGGCACGCGGCGTTTTACCCAGCAGGGTCATGACACGGCATTTCGCTTCGCTGCCTATGACGAGCAGCGCGCCCACGTGCTTGCCGCCTATGCAGCGCAAGAGTTGCACAAGACCCGCATCGCCATCGTCCATGACGACAGCGTTTTCGGTCGCGACTACAAGGAAAAATTCGAAAGCGCCTTCACCAAGATGGGCGGCAAGATTGTCAGCGTCAATGCCGTCAGCGCGACCACCTATGACTTCAACGACATCCTCAAGTCGATACGCACCGGCAAGGCTGATGCCATTTTCTTTGGTGGTCTTGGATCGCAAAGCGCCATGTTTGCGCAAAACATGTATCGTCTCGGCAGCGACATCACGCTGATCACCGCCGCGTCGGTGGTCGGGCCGATGTTCCTGCAGACAGCCGGACCCGGTGCGGAAGGAACGGTCTCCATCATGCCTGGCTCTCATCAGCGCAAGAGCAAGCAGATGGAGAGTTTCGAGAAGAATTATCAGCAGCGCTACAACACCTCCATCGGCCCTTATTCCACGGTTGCCTACGATCAGGTGCAAGTGCTGGCCGCAGCCGTTGTACGCGCTGGCACAGCCAACCCGCGCAAGGTCGCCGGCGCATTGCACGCGATCAGGTACAGCGGCCTGAGCGGCAACATCTCCTTCGACGCCAATGGCGATTTGCGTGAATTGACCTTCTCCACTTTTCAGGTAAAGAGTTCTGCCTGGACCATGTTCAAGCAGTATCACGTCGGAGTGGGTAACTGA
- a CDS encoding AraC family transcriptional regulator, giving the protein MDVLSEILDGMRSDGIVTGRFTLSAPWGFVKDPVNGANFRIATDNPFWISVRDAPPVLIQPGDLILLPHGDEHKMMSSVDVRLHHFDRMVMELGIIPDITRPLAFCAGGGGAVTDMYTGILLFREARRNAVLSALPDLIHIRAEEINVSSWFTSTLKCFVEESMSCQIGWNFAAARLADLLLLHVLRIYLQRSEDNDLGWLRGLRDPKIGDSLMLMHRQPQRDWTVSTLASEVAMSRSRFDARFRELVGESPISFLTTHRMHLASEYLAAGNCRIGEVADKVGYASEKSFTRAFRRWAGVPPRTYLRQQDKMRQVTAPH; this is encoded by the coding sequence ATGGATGTATTGAGCGAAATTCTTGATGGCATGCGATCCGATGGGATCGTGACAGGCCGCTTCACTCTCAGCGCGCCATGGGGTTTTGTCAAAGATCCCGTCAACGGCGCCAACTTTCGTATCGCCACCGATAACCCGTTCTGGATCTCCGTCAGGGATGCGCCGCCGGTGCTGATCCAGCCGGGCGATCTGATTCTGCTGCCGCATGGCGATGAACACAAAATGATGTCCAGTGTCGACGTGCGCCTGCATCACTTCGACCGTATGGTAATGGAGCTTGGCATCATTCCCGACATCACGCGGCCGCTGGCTTTCTGCGCGGGTGGCGGTGGTGCGGTCACCGACATGTATACCGGCATTCTGCTGTTTCGCGAAGCACGGCGCAACGCCGTCTTGTCGGCCTTGCCTGATCTGATCCATATCCGTGCGGAAGAAATTAACGTCTCGTCCTGGTTTACCTCGACGCTGAAATGCTTCGTCGAAGAGTCGATGAGCTGCCAGATCGGCTGGAACTTCGCCGCCGCGCGCCTGGCCGATTTGCTATTACTGCACGTATTGCGCATCTATCTGCAGCGCAGTGAGGATAACGATCTCGGCTGGCTGCGCGGTCTGCGTGATCCCAAGATCGGCGATTCGCTCATGCTCATGCATCGCCAGCCGCAGCGCGACTGGACCGTGTCGACACTGGCCTCGGAAGTCGCCATGTCGCGCTCACGCTTCGATGCGCGCTTTCGCGAGCTGGTCGGTGAATCGCCGATCTCTTTCCTCACCACGCATCGCATGCATCTGGCCAGTGAATATCTCGCCGCCGGCAATTGCCGTATCGGCGAGGTGGCCGACAAGGTCGGGTATGCATCCGAGAAAAGTTTTACACGCGCCTTCCGCCGCTGGGCCGGTGTGCCGCCGCGGACCTATCTGCGCCAGCAGGACAAGATGCGGCAAGTGACTGCACCACATTGA
- a CDS encoding porin gives MKPINAWMTATALAAGAFASTFSTGAMAQVTIYGIVDTGVEYVSNTNAAGAGVVKMPSLTGTVPSRIGFKGAEDLGGGLQALFVLEAGLSPDTGGMGQGNRLFGRQSYVGLKNEYGTVMLGRQVNMTYVAGLKADILGPNIYGTGSIDSYLPNARSDNAIGYLGTFSGVTVGGTYSFGRDTSSAGGPAATNCAGEVAGNPSACRQITGLLAYDSNSKTFGVAAAYDKMNGGTGATAPLTSADYSDRRLTLNGYALFGDLKIGVGLENRKITAAANQTSNMFFVGASYPFATQWIVDGQVIRYKVKDTDKVSTLSVVRLGYNLSKRTMIYTTLGYMTNSSTAAVSLDPGGTVGTGMNQLGVMTGIRHAF, from the coding sequence ATGAAACCAATCAATGCATGGATGACGGCGACCGCACTCGCGGCCGGCGCATTCGCCAGTACCTTCTCCACTGGCGCCATGGCGCAAGTCACAATTTATGGAATTGTCGACACCGGTGTTGAGTATGTCAGCAACACCAATGCCGCCGGCGCCGGCGTCGTGAAAATGCCGTCGCTGACCGGCACCGTACCTTCACGCATCGGTTTCAAAGGTGCGGAAGATCTGGGCGGCGGTTTGCAGGCGCTGTTCGTATTGGAAGCGGGGCTGAGTCCCGACACAGGCGGCATGGGGCAAGGAAATCGTCTGTTCGGCCGCCAATCCTATGTCGGTCTGAAGAATGAATACGGCACCGTGATGCTGGGTCGCCAGGTCAACATGACATACGTCGCCGGACTCAAGGCCGATATTCTCGGCCCCAACATCTACGGCACCGGCAGCATCGACTCTTATCTGCCGAATGCACGCAGCGACAACGCTATCGGCTATCTCGGCACCTTCTCCGGTGTGACGGTCGGCGGCACCTACAGCTTTGGCCGCGACACGTCCAGCGCAGGCGGCCCAGCCGCCACCAACTGCGCCGGCGAAGTGGCCGGTAATCCGTCCGCCTGTCGTCAGATCACCGGCTTGCTGGCGTATGACAGCAATAGCAAGACTTTCGGCGTTGCAGCCGCCTACGACAAGATGAACGGCGGCACCGGCGCGACCGCACCGCTGACCAGCGCTGATTATTCAGACCGTCGATTGACGCTCAACGGCTACGCCTTGTTCGGCGACCTCAAGATCGGCGTCGGTCTGGAAAATCGCAAGATCACTGCCGCGGCGAATCAGACTTCCAATATGTTTTTTGTCGGCGCCAGCTATCCGTTCGCCACGCAATGGATCGTAGACGGCCAGGTCATCCGCTACAAGGTCAAGGATACCGACAAGGTGTCCACGCTGTCGGTGGTGCGGCTGGGCTACAACCTGTCCAAGCGCACCATGATTTACACCACTCTCGGCTATATGACCAACTCAAGCACGGCGGCTGTTTCGCTTGATCCGGGCGGCACCGTCGGCACCGGCATGAACCAGCTCGGTGTCATGACCGGCATTCGTCACGCGTTCTGA
- a CDS encoding (2Fe-2S)-binding protein has product MEFILNRRPTTFNGDEQTPLLWVIRESAGLTGTKYGCGIGMCGACTVHVDGEQMRSCSVPVSSVEGRSVTTIEGLSSDTSHPVQLAWIKLDVPQCGYCQSGMIMAATALLKKYPKPSDAQIDEQMSNLCRCATYHRIREAIHAAANS; this is encoded by the coding sequence ATGGAATTCATACTGAACCGGCGGCCGACCACCTTCAACGGCGACGAGCAGACGCCGCTGTTGTGGGTGATCCGCGAATCGGCCGGATTGACCGGCACCAAATACGGCTGCGGCATCGGCATGTGCGGCGCGTGCACCGTGCATGTCGACGGCGAACAGATGCGCTCGTGCAGCGTGCCGGTCTCCAGTGTGGAAGGGCGCAGTGTGACCACCATTGAAGGTTTGTCGAGCGACACCAGCCATCCGGTACAACTGGCGTGGATCAAACTCGACGTTCCGCAATGCGGCTACTGCCAGTCCGGCATGATCATGGCGGCCACTGCCTTGTTGAAAAAATATCCCAAACCAAGCGACGCCCAGATCGATGAGCAAATGAGCAATCTGTGCCGCTGCGCTACCTATCACCGTATCCGGGAGGCCATCCATGCAGCAGCTAATTCCTGA
- a CDS encoding xanthine dehydrogenase family protein molybdopterin-binding subunit — protein MQQLIPEAKMTQSLSLSRRGFLKVAGAVTAGLIVPLAYAVEATTPAGLVEITDWVRIDASGKTVIGLSQCEVGQGVYTGLPQVLADELDAKWSDVSVEFVTGRDAYRMSAAYEPPQQFVGASMSMTMLFQRLRTAGAQARDALTQAGAARLGVRATQCHTSEGRVIHSATGRSVSYGEVAADAAHLRLDPNPHLKSNNQRTFIGQNMKRLDTPMKVNGSAVFGIDVQVPGMLVGAARMAPAYTGKILSVRNQAQILARPGVHAVVIGTTWPKPVPNTVIVVADSYWIAKQAVDALELEIDPGPGIHVDSKKIHEQRMAAMDDDKAIVASRIGNTRAIFDANPGKMIEARYHTPYIVHASMEPVVATVHVRDNDIEVWGPIQGQDMVRETLSRAYKMAPEKVTVHTNFLGGSFGRKYVPDFVLHAAQASKAVGRPVKVIRSREGDIQHGFYRPGVSARMRAVLGKDGYPTALHARVVGQSLYGMIKQDKMAAAGGWDETMVEAIYDLAYGVPNLTVDAIDIKQPIPVSFMRSVGSTSSVFFLESFINELADQAGIDAYRYRRKLLAHDKLALAVLDKTAVAAGWDKPLPKNRHRGFAFNLYTGRGGAFETYVAMAVEIESGKNGIRVKRVVCGVDAGTAINPGLIKANIEGGIGFALTNTFKSEITFAEGAAVQSNFHDYPLLTLAEMPHIDVVIVNSDRPPQGCGEVALAPVAPAVASAIFKASKRRLRSMPLKLDQA, from the coding sequence ATGCAGCAGCTAATTCCTGAGGCAAAGATGACACAGTCGTTGTCGCTATCGCGCCGGGGCTTCCTCAAGGTGGCCGGTGCCGTCACGGCCGGACTGATCGTGCCGCTGGCCTATGCCGTGGAGGCAACCACACCGGCAGGCCTGGTAGAAATCACCGACTGGGTGCGTATCGACGCCAGCGGCAAGACAGTCATCGGCCTGTCGCAATGCGAAGTCGGGCAGGGCGTCTACACTGGCCTGCCCCAAGTATTGGCCGATGAACTGGACGCAAAGTGGAGCGACGTCAGCGTGGAATTCGTCACCGGCCGTGATGCCTACCGCATGTCGGCCGCCTACGAACCGCCCCAGCAGTTTGTTGGCGCGTCAATGTCCATGACCATGCTGTTCCAGCGCTTGCGCACAGCCGGGGCGCAGGCACGCGATGCGCTCACGCAGGCCGGTGCAGCGCGTCTGGGCGTGCGCGCCACGCAATGCCACACCAGCGAAGGTCGCGTGATCCATTCCGCCACCGGGCGATCCGTTTCCTATGGCGAAGTCGCCGCTGATGCCGCACATTTGCGTCTGGATCCGAACCCGCATCTCAAGAGCAACAACCAGCGTACCTTCATCGGCCAGAACATGAAGCGCCTCGACACGCCGATGAAAGTCAACGGCAGCGCCGTCTTCGGTATCGACGTCCAGGTGCCGGGCATGCTGGTTGGCGCTGCGCGCATGGCACCTGCTTACACCGGCAAGATTCTCAGCGTGCGCAACCAAGCGCAGATCCTTGCGCGTCCCGGTGTGCACGCGGTGGTCATCGGCACCACCTGGCCCAAGCCGGTGCCCAATACGGTCATCGTCGTCGCCGACAGCTACTGGATCGCGAAGCAGGCCGTTGATGCTCTCGAGTTGGAAATCGATCCGGGGCCGGGCATCCATGTCGACAGCAAAAAGATTCACGAACAACGCATGGCTGCCATGGATGACGACAAGGCTATCGTTGCCTCGCGCATCGGCAACACCAGGGCCATCTTCGACGCCAATCCCGGCAAGATGATCGAGGCGCGCTACCACACGCCTTACATCGTGCATGCCTCGATGGAGCCGGTGGTAGCAACCGTGCATGTGCGCGACAACGACATCGAAGTCTGGGGCCCGATCCAGGGGCAGGACATGGTGCGTGAAACACTGAGCCGTGCCTACAAGATGGCGCCGGAAAAAGTCACTGTGCACACCAATTTTCTCGGCGGGAGTTTCGGTCGAAAGTATGTTCCGGACTTCGTACTGCATGCCGCGCAGGCATCCAAGGCCGTGGGACGTCCGGTCAAGGTGATCCGCTCACGCGAGGGGGACATTCAGCATGGCTTCTATCGTCCAGGCGTGTCCGCGCGCATGCGTGCGGTATTGGGCAAGGACGGCTACCCGACGGCTCTGCACGCGCGCGTGGTCGGACAGTCGCTGTACGGCATGATCAAGCAGGACAAGATGGCGGCTGCAGGCGGCTGGGATGAAACCATGGTCGAAGCCATCTACGATCTTGCTTACGGCGTGCCGAATCTGACCGTCGACGCCATCGATATCAAGCAGCCGATTCCGGTGAGCTTCATGCGCAGTGTTGGTAGTACGTCGAGCGTGTTCTTTCTGGAGAGCTTCATCAATGAGCTGGCCGACCAGGCCGGCATCGACGCCTATCGCTATCGCCGCAAACTGCTGGCACACGACAAGCTGGCGCTGGCGGTGCTGGACAAAACGGCAGTCGCTGCGGGCTGGGACAAGCCGCTGCCGAAGAATCGTCATCGCGGGTTCGCCTTTAACCTCTACACCGGACGCGGCGGCGCGTTCGAGACCTATGTCGCCATGGCGGTCGAGATCGAGTCCGGCAAAAATGGCATCAGGGTCAAGCGCGTGGTGTGCGGTGTCGATGCCGGCACTGCCATCAATCCGGGGCTGATCAAGGCCAACATCGAAGGCGGTATCGGCTTCGCGCTGACCAACACGTTCAAGAGCGAGATCACGTTCGCCGAAGGCGCCGCAGTGCAGAGCAACTTCCACGATTACCCGTTGCTGACGCTGGCGGAGATGCCGCATATCGACGTCGTCATCGTCAACAGCGACCGTCCTCCGCAAGGTTGTGGCGAAGTCGCACTGGCCCCTGTCGCCCCCGCAGTGGCCAGTGCGATCTTCAAGGCAAGCAAGCGTCGTCTGCGTTCCATGCCTTTGAAGTTGGATCAGGCATAG
- a CDS encoding XdhC family protein translates to MDSMDLEVLKAARGWLEHGLRCELVTVAKTWGSSPRPPGSMLALCEDGRVVGSVSGGCIEDDLIACIRREGMQRRVPDILRYGISADEAHRFGLPCGGTIELVREPLSPRSRIAELLQALESQQLTERRLRIDSGEVTLTLQSGKQDLPAELVSIRGNNVVTHHGPRWRLLLIGAGQLSAFLAQIAVGMDYQVSVCDPREEFRSVWQVPGVPVVHAMPDDLVIEMRPDACTAVVALTHDPKLDDLALMEALRSPAFYVGAIGSRNNTARRRERLALFDLSAAQIDRLHGPVGLPIGSKTPAEIAVSVIAEMTAVRHGIVVPSAMNLAL, encoded by the coding sequence ATGGACAGCATGGATCTGGAAGTATTGAAAGCAGCGCGCGGCTGGCTGGAGCATGGCCTGCGCTGCGAGCTGGTCACCGTGGCGAAGACCTGGGGTTCCAGCCCGCGTCCGCCGGGATCGATGCTGGCGCTGTGTGAAGACGGCCGCGTGGTCGGCTCGGTGTCGGGCGGCTGCATCGAAGACGACCTGATCGCCTGTATCCGCCGGGAAGGCATGCAGCGCCGCGTGCCGGATATCCTGCGTTATGGAATCAGCGCGGACGAGGCACATCGTTTCGGATTGCCTTGCGGCGGCACCATCGAACTGGTGCGCGAGCCTTTGTCTCCGCGCAGCCGCATCGCCGAGTTGTTGCAAGCACTGGAATCCCAACAACTGACCGAACGCCGACTGCGCATCGACAGCGGTGAGGTAACGCTGACACTTCAATCCGGCAAGCAGGATTTGCCGGCGGAACTGGTCAGCATCCGCGGCAACAATGTCGTCACGCATCATGGTCCGCGCTGGCGTCTGCTGTTGATCGGCGCCGGGCAGTTGTCGGCTTTCCTGGCGCAGATTGCTGTTGGCATGGACTATCAGGTGAGCGTGTGCGATCCGCGCGAAGAGTTTCGCAGCGTGTGGCAGGTGCCGGGTGTGCCGGTGGTGCACGCGATGCCGGATGACCTGGTCATCGAAATGCGCCCCGACGCCTGTACCGCAGTGGTGGCGCTCACGCACGATCCCAAGCTGGACGATCTCGCGCTGATGGAGGCGTTGCGCTCGCCGGCCTTCTACGTCGGCGCCATCGGCTCACGCAACAACACCGCACGGCGCCGCGAACGATTGGCCCTGTTCGATCTCAGCGCAGCACAAATCGATCGTTTGCATGGGCCTGTGGGTTTGCCCATCGGCAGCAAGACTCCGGCAGAAATTGCCGTTTCCGTGATTGCCGAAATGACTGCAGTTCGTCACGGAATTGTTGTGCCATCTGCAATGAACCTAGCTTTGTGA
- a CDS encoding DUF4148 domain-containing protein, translating to MNIKKISAAVLMLSLAGAALAEAPYPEDTKFVSTKTRAEVIAELAQARANGELPINDVSYPDKAMASAVSTKTRAEVIDELKQARANGELPINDATYPDKAIASAPVSTKTRAQVVEELKQYQQAHANPSYAELIFLR from the coding sequence ATGAACATCAAGAAAATTTCCGCTGCCGTCCTTATGTTGAGCCTTGCAGGTGCTGCGCTGGCAGAAGCACCTTATCCCGAAGATACCAAATTCGTTTCCACCAAGACACGCGCTGAAGTGATCGCCGAGTTGGCACAGGCCCGCGCCAATGGCGAATTGCCGATCAACGACGTGTCGTATCCCGATAAAGCCATGGCATCGGCTGTATCGACCAAGACACGCGCCGAAGTCATCGACGAGTTGAAGCAAGCCCGCGCCAACGGCGAACTGCCGATCAACGACGCTACTTATCCTGACAAGGCAATCGCATCCGCACCGGTGTCGACCAAGACCCGCGCACAAGTGGTTGAAGAACTGAAGCAGTATCAACAGGCGCACGCCAATCCAAGCTACGCTGAACTGATCTTCCTGCGTTAA
- a CDS encoding MarR family winged helix-turn-helix transcriptional regulator, which translates to MLPKKPAEFELEDADTADAAPPLDQSVLLSLVGYNCRRAYITIMPLFEKRMAKFELRPVDFTVLSLLKANPNINQKRLSKAINVSPPNLATLLDRLEQRDLVMRQRNPQDRRSQTLVLTAAGMRMCVKAEKTAAELEEKATEALNDAERAQLITLLQKIFISRL; encoded by the coding sequence ATGCTGCCTAAAAAGCCGGCCGAATTTGAGCTAGAAGATGCCGACACGGCAGACGCTGCGCCACCGCTTGACCAAAGCGTCCTGCTGAGCCTGGTCGGCTACAACTGCCGGCGCGCCTATATCACCATCATGCCGCTGTTTGAAAAGCGCATGGCGAAGTTCGAGCTGCGTCCGGTCGATTTCACGGTGCTGAGCCTGCTCAAGGCCAATCCCAACATCAACCAGAAACGCCTGTCGAAAGCCATCAACGTATCGCCGCCGAATCTGGCGACCTTGCTCGATCGGCTTGAACAACGCGACCTCGTGATGCGCCAGCGCAATCCTCAGGATCGCCGCTCGCAGACGCTGGTGCTGACCGCTGCCGGCATGCGCATGTGCGTCAAGGCGGAAAAGACCGCTGCCGAGCTGGAAGAAAAAGCGACCGAGGCGCTCAATGACGCCGAGCGTGCGCAACTGATCACACTGCTGCAAAAGATTTTCATCTCCCGCCTCTGA
- a CDS encoding acyl-CoA dehydrogenase, with amino-acid sequence MSYHPPLRDMEFVLNDLLDAPAQLSALQAHADVDLNLMKQVLEEAGRFAAEVVAPINAGGDQEGCRLTDGEVKTPTGFASAYRQFCEAGWPALACASEYGGQGLPHLLNCALFEMLSAANHGWTMYPGLLHGAYACLSAHASDALKARYLEKIVSGEWLATMCLTEAHAGSDLGLLRTRAVKQGDDSYRLSGDKIFISGGEQDMTDNIVHLVLARLPNAPVGSKGLSLFLVPKFLPDGTRNQVHCTGIEHKMGIRGSATCSMHFENATGWLVGVEGRGLAAMFVMMNSARLHVGAQGLGIAEAAYQRALTYAHERTQSRAPVRTATTAAADSIVMHPAVQKLLMAQRCRIEGGRMLAYWSALLLDLAEHDGDADQRHRHHDRLEFITPVIKAMLTDNGFQSASQALQVFGGHGYVTETGIEQYLRDARITMIYEGSNEIQAIDFLLRKALADGGRRMTDFLVMVEQDVRQIADDGFARQTQQLLQLTRYLAKTIHALTAANAAAPKLPSQLPYFVAEEMLRLTGHAAMAWLWLKAARTAAQRHAADPLFYGSKRDSACYYFAFLFPETHQLCGVIDACLAAGAPAIPSDLTYHDAA; translated from the coding sequence ATGAGCTATCACCCGCCTTTGCGCGACATGGAGTTCGTGCTCAACGATTTGCTGGATGCGCCGGCTCAACTGTCCGCGCTTCAGGCGCATGCCGATGTCGACCTCAATCTGATGAAGCAGGTGCTGGAAGAAGCCGGACGTTTCGCCGCTGAAGTGGTCGCGCCGATCAACGCCGGTGGTGACCAGGAAGGTTGCCGCTTGACAGACGGTGAAGTGAAAACGCCGACCGGCTTCGCTAGCGCTTATCGCCAATTCTGCGAAGCCGGCTGGCCGGCACTGGCCTGTGCAAGCGAATACGGCGGACAAGGTCTGCCGCATTTGCTCAACTGTGCATTGTTCGAAATGCTGAGCGCCGCCAATCATGGCTGGACCATGTATCCCGGCTTGCTGCATGGCGCCTACGCCTGTCTCAGCGCGCATGCAAGCGACGCGCTCAAGGCACGCTATCTGGAAAAAATCGTCAGCGGCGAATGGCTGGCGACGATGTGTCTGACCGAAGCGCACGCAGGCAGCGATCTCGGCCTGCTGCGTACGCGGGCAGTCAAGCAAGGCGACGATAGCTACAGGCTTAGTGGCGACAAGATCTTCATCTCAGGCGGCGAACAGGACATGACGGACAACATCGTCCATCTCGTGCTGGCGCGCCTGCCCAACGCGCCGGTCGGCAGCAAGGGACTGTCGCTGTTTCTGGTTCCCAAGTTCTTGCCGGACGGCACGCGCAATCAAGTGCACTGCACCGGCATCGAACACAAGATGGGCATCCGCGGCAGCGCCACTTGCAGCATGCATTTTGAGAACGCCACCGGCTGGCTGGTCGGTGTCGAAGGACGCGGACTGGCAGCGATGTTCGTGATGATGAATTCGGCGCGTCTGCACGTGGGGGCGCAAGGATTGGGCATTGCCGAAGCAGCGTATCAGCGCGCGCTGACTTATGCACACGAGCGCACGCAATCGCGCGCGCCGGTTCGCACCGCCACAACAGCTGCCGCAGATTCCATCGTCATGCATCCGGCGGTGCAAAAGCTGTTGATGGCGCAGCGTTGCCGCATCGAAGGTGGCCGCATGCTGGCCTACTGGAGCGCCCTGCTGCTGGATCTGGCGGAACACGATGGTGACGCTGATCAACGGCACCGGCATCACGACAGACTGGAATTCATCACCCCGGTCATCAAGGCGATGCTGACGGACAACGGCTTTCAAAGCGCCAGCCAGGCCTTGCAGGTATTTGGCGGGCACGGCTATGTGACAGAGACCGGCATTGAGCAGTATCTGCGCGACGCGCGCATCACCATGATTTATGAAGGCAGCAACGAGATTCAGGCCATCGATTTTCTGCTGCGAAAAGCACTTGCCGACGGTGGCCGCCGCATGACGGATTTCCTTGTGATGGTGGAGCAGGATGTCAGGCAAATTGCCGACGACGGGTTTGCGCGCCAAACCCAACAGCTTCTGCAACTGACCCGCTATCTGGCGAAGACCATTCACGCCCTTACCGCAGCAAATGCCGCCGCACCAAAGCTCCCCTCGCAGCTTCCTTATTTTGTTGCAGAAGAAATGCTGCGCCTGACAGGGCATGCAGCGATGGCGTGGCTATGGCTGAAAGCGGCGCGCACTGCGGCGCAGAGACACGCTGCGGATCCCTTGTTCTACGGCAGCAAGCGCGACAGCGCGTGCTATTATTTCGCCTTCCTGTTTCCGGAAACCCATCAGCTGTGCGGCGTCATCGACGCTTGTCTGGCTGCAGGCGCACCGGCGATACCATCCGATCTGACCTACCACGATGCTGCCTAA